Proteins encoded by one window of Phytohabitans houttuyneae:
- a CDS encoding WhiB family transcriptional regulator, whose protein sequence is MSLALAPVDERVDMEANLPCRKFDPDLWFADSPTELELAKSLCGDCPLRVECLAGAVERAEPWGVWGGEIFERGAVVPRKRPRGRPRKEDVARDAALRVEVEARMAANGLAESRNAVRLAA, encoded by the coding sequence ATGAGTCTGGCGTTGGCCCCGGTCGACGAGCGCGTCGACATGGAGGCGAACCTGCCTTGCCGGAAGTTCGACCCCGACCTGTGGTTCGCGGACTCTCCGACCGAGCTGGAACTGGCCAAGTCGCTGTGCGGGGACTGCCCGCTCCGCGTCGAGTGCCTGGCCGGTGCGGTCGAGCGTGCCGAGCCCTGGGGTGTCTGGGGCGGCGAGATCTTCGAGCGTGGCGCGGTTGTCCCGCGCAAGCGGCCCCGTGGCCGTCCGCGCAAGGAGGACGTCGCTCGTGACGCCGCACTGCGGGTCGAAGTAGAGGCGCGGATGGCGGCCAACGGGCTCGCCGAGTCGCGCAACGCCGTCCGGCTGGCGGCCTGA
- a CDS encoding cystathionine gamma-synthase codes for MTYGFETLAIHAGQEPDERTGAVIPPIFQTSTYAQDAVGSPRQGYEYARSGNPTRDALQECLAALEGGRRGLAFASGLAAEDTLLRTVCRPGDHVVIPDDAYGGTYRLFAKVAEQWGLRWTAARISDVDAVRAAVTDRTKVIWVETPTNPLLNIADIAALAGLAREHGARLVVDNTFASPYLQQPIGLGADVVVHSTTKYVGGHSDVVGGALIVADPGLGDELAYNQNAMGAVNGPFDAWLTLRGVRTLGVRMDRHCDNAERIAAYLHGHPKVKRVYYPGLPEHAGHEVAAKQMRRFGGMVSFSAAGGEGHAVEICNRARLFVLAESLGGVESLIEHPGRMTHLSAAGSPLEVPADLVRLSVGIETADDLLADLEQALG; via the coding sequence ATGACGTACGGGTTTGAGACGCTCGCCATCCACGCCGGCCAAGAACCGGACGAGCGGACGGGCGCGGTGATTCCGCCGATCTTCCAGACCAGCACCTACGCGCAGGACGCGGTCGGGTCACCTCGCCAGGGGTACGAGTACGCCCGCTCGGGCAACCCCACCCGCGACGCCCTACAGGAGTGCCTGGCGGCTCTGGAGGGCGGCCGGCGGGGCCTGGCGTTCGCGTCCGGCCTGGCGGCTGAGGACACGCTCCTGCGCACCGTGTGCCGGCCCGGCGACCACGTGGTCATTCCCGACGACGCGTACGGCGGCACGTACCGCCTCTTCGCCAAGGTCGCCGAGCAGTGGGGCCTGCGCTGGACGGCGGCCCGGATCTCCGACGTCGACGCGGTGCGCGCGGCGGTCACCGACCGCACCAAGGTCATCTGGGTGGAGACGCCCACCAACCCGCTGCTCAACATCGCCGACATCGCCGCCCTGGCCGGCCTGGCCCGCGAGCACGGCGCGCGGCTGGTCGTCGACAACACGTTCGCCTCGCCGTACCTGCAGCAGCCGATCGGGCTCGGCGCCGACGTGGTGGTCCACTCGACGACCAAGTACGTCGGGGGTCACTCGGACGTGGTCGGTGGCGCGCTGATCGTCGCCGACCCGGGGCTCGGTGACGAGCTCGCGTACAACCAGAACGCCATGGGCGCGGTCAACGGGCCGTTCGACGCGTGGCTGACCCTGCGCGGGGTGCGCACGCTGGGCGTACGCATGGACCGGCACTGCGACAACGCCGAGCGGATCGCCGCGTACCTGCACGGACACCCCAAGGTCAAGCGGGTGTACTACCCCGGCCTGCCCGAGCACGCCGGCCACGAGGTCGCGGCGAAGCAGATGCGCCGGTTCGGCGGGATGGTGTCGTTCTCCGCCGCCGGCGGTGAGGGGCACGCCGTGGAGATCTGCAACCGCGCCCGCCTCTTCGTGCTCGCCGAGTCGCTCGGCGGGGTCGAGTCGCTGATCGAGCACCCCGGCCGGATGACACACCTGAGCGCTGCCGGCTCGCCGCTTGAAGTACCCGCCGATCTCGTGCGACTGTCTGTCGGCATCGAGACGGCCGACGATCTGCTCGCCGATCTGGAGCAGGCGCTCGGCTGA
- a CDS encoding TOMM precursor leader peptide-binding protein: protein MTSLPRPTLLPGLHRLWRDRHTLQLGLDPARAVVLEVANPSAARLLDLIDGTRPERAILEHADRIGVSRDDARLLLDTLRAAGLVVGGQSLLPSSLPEPVRRRLAAEAAALALRGTDAPGTPAQILRRRAAARVVVTGRSRLAAPLAVALAQSGVGHVHPDLAGVVDPLDAVGGPLLPADVRRERTEAVAEAITRAAPGTETRPIQRGRATLVVQAGTDRPAALLAASYGQRRLAHLSVGVRDAVAVVGPLVLPGGAPCLNCLELHRRDRDPAWPALAAQLASEARPEPCSAPTLLAAAAYAAGEALLYLDGEQPETVGAAIEISAPGRTRRRAWPPHPSCGCARRGRQRAFTSVTSSQRRSQ from the coding sequence ATGACCTCCCTGCCGCGCCCGACGCTCCTGCCCGGTCTTCACCGCTTGTGGCGAGACAGGCACACCCTGCAGCTCGGCCTCGACCCGGCTCGCGCGGTCGTCCTGGAGGTCGCCAACCCGAGCGCCGCGCGCCTGCTGGACCTGATCGACGGCACTCGCCCGGAAAGGGCGATTCTGGAGCACGCCGACCGGATCGGGGTGAGCCGGGACGACGCCCGCCTGCTGCTCGACACCCTGCGCGCGGCGGGCCTCGTCGTCGGCGGGCAGAGCCTGCTGCCGAGCAGCCTCCCCGAGCCGGTGCGCCGCCGCCTCGCCGCCGAAGCGGCCGCGCTGGCGCTGCGCGGCACCGACGCGCCGGGCACGCCGGCCCAGATCCTGCGCCGCCGTGCCGCCGCCCGCGTCGTGGTGACCGGCAGGAGCCGCCTGGCGGCCCCGCTCGCGGTCGCGCTCGCCCAGTCCGGGGTCGGGCACGTACACCCCGATCTGGCCGGCGTGGTGGACCCGCTGGACGCCGTCGGCGGCCCGCTGCTCCCGGCCGACGTGCGACGCGAGCGCACCGAGGCCGTGGCCGAGGCGATCACCCGGGCCGCGCCGGGCACCGAGACCCGGCCGATCCAGCGCGGCCGTGCCACGTTGGTGGTACAGGCGGGCACCGACCGCCCGGCGGCCCTCCTGGCGGCCAGCTACGGCCAGCGGCGCCTCGCCCACCTGTCGGTGGGGGTGCGCGACGCCGTGGCCGTTGTCGGCCCGCTCGTCCTGCCTGGCGGGGCACCCTGCCTCAACTGCCTGGAGCTGCACAGGCGCGACCGCGACCCGGCCTGGCCCGCCCTCGCCGCCCAGCTCGCCAGCGAGGCCCGCCCCGAGCCGTGCAGCGCCCCCACGCTGCTGGCCGCCGCGGCGTACGCGGCCGGGGAGGCCCTGCTCTACCTCGACGGCGAGCAGCCCGAAACGGTCGGCGCGGCGATCGAGATCAGCGCACCCGGCCGGACCCGCCGGCGCGCCTGGCCGCCCCACCCGTCGTGCGGCTGCGCCCGCCGCGGCCGCCAGCGAGCATTCACATCCGTCACTTCGTCGCAGCGTCGGTCACAATGA
- a CDS encoding M48 metallopeptidase family protein produces MAGARKPVVEVRRSQRRRRTVSAYRDGERVVVLIPDQFSRAEETEWVDKMLARLAAREERLSRSDDELLMRAQRLIGRYLGEYTRVAVPASVRWVTNQSGRWGSCTPADRTIRISHRIQEMPDWVIDYVVLHELAHLVVPSHNARFWELVGRYPKAERARGYLEGIAAATGVVLAD; encoded by the coding sequence ATGGCTGGGGCGCGCAAGCCGGTCGTCGAAGTACGGCGCAGCCAGCGCCGGCGTCGCACGGTGTCCGCGTACCGCGACGGAGAGCGCGTGGTCGTGCTCATCCCGGACCAGTTCTCGCGGGCCGAGGAGACCGAGTGGGTCGACAAGATGCTCGCCCGCCTGGCCGCCCGCGAGGAGCGCCTGAGCCGCTCCGACGACGAGCTCCTGATGCGGGCCCAGCGGCTGATCGGGCGCTACCTGGGTGAGTACACGCGGGTCGCGGTCCCGGCGAGTGTGCGCTGGGTGACCAACCAGAGCGGCCGGTGGGGCTCCTGCACGCCGGCCGACCGCACGATCCGTATCTCCCACCGCATCCAGGAGATGCCCGACTGGGTGATCGACTACGTGGTGCTGCACGAGCTGGCCCACCTGGTCGTTCCCAGCCACAATGCCCGGTTCTGGGAGCTTGTGGGGCGGTATCCGAAGGCCGAGCGTGCCCGGGGATACCTGGAGGGCATCGCGGCGGCCACGGGAGTGGTGCTGGCCGACTGA
- a CDS encoding MOSC domain-containing protein produces MRRLVVRIVGINLYPVKSTRARAVDRARVEHWGLAGDRRWAVVAPDGEPITARQCRALFTVTAENLPGDSLRLTAPGAPDLVVPRPEPVHDVPVGFINLDHAAAGGDAADEWLTATLGRPARLVWLADPTARAVPSDVGGLPGDVYQLGDTAPIHVVTLGSLRRLDDWIAETAVERGEELPEPLEVGRFRANVVVEGAPAFAEDDWQRLRLGPVDFRVAGPCGRCVMTTIDPDSREGGKEPIRTLARHRRSGGWAWFGIQLVPQTLGEIAVGDPVEVLHP; encoded by the coding sequence GTGAGACGGTTGGTTGTGCGCATAGTCGGGATAAACCTGTACCCCGTGAAGTCCACCCGTGCCCGCGCCGTGGACCGCGCGCGGGTGGAGCACTGGGGCCTGGCCGGCGACCGGCGGTGGGCCGTGGTCGCGCCGGACGGCGAGCCGATCACCGCGCGGCAGTGCCGCGCCCTCTTCACCGTCACGGCGGAAAACCTGCCCGGCGACAGCCTGCGGCTCACCGCGCCCGGCGCACCGGACCTGGTGGTGCCCCGGCCGGAGCCGGTGCACGACGTGCCCGTGGGGTTCATCAACCTCGACCACGCCGCCGCGGGTGGCGACGCCGCCGACGAGTGGCTGACCGCCACGCTGGGCCGTCCCGCACGCCTTGTGTGGCTGGCCGACCCGACCGCGCGCGCCGTGCCGTCGGACGTGGGCGGGCTGCCCGGCGACGTGTACCAGCTCGGCGACACCGCACCGATCCACGTGGTCACGCTCGGCTCCCTGCGCCGCTTGGACGACTGGATCGCCGAGACCGCCGTCGAGCGCGGCGAGGAGCTGCCCGAGCCGCTGGAAGTGGGCCGTTTCCGGGCCAACGTGGTGGTGGAGGGCGCACCCGCCTTCGCCGAAGACGACTGGCAGCGGCTGCGCCTCGGCCCGGTCGACTTCCGCGTCGCCGGACCCTGCGGGCGCTGCGTGATGACAACGATCGACCCGGACAGCCGCGAGGGCGGCAAGGAGCCGATCCGCACGCTCGCCCGGCACCGCCGGTCGGGCGGATGGGCCTGGTTCGGCATCCAGCTCGTGCCGCAGACGCTCGGCGAGATCGCGGTGGGCGATCCGGTCGAGGTGTTGCACCCGTAG
- a CDS encoding DUF5753 domain-containing protein yields the protein MIARVGWASASKLSRLENGRSRPDLSDVLDLLDLYEVAGNTRDELIGITRDAGNTRGWLRSYPVMTQRQRSYAELEAGCAEIFEYGPVILPGLLQTPGYTRVRLLSSREVIAPEDAEDPETEIAARVARQSTLTRAAEPPRYEAVLEEAALGPRGGPAQVMAAQLRHLARLAELPNVTLWVLPSSAKVADWYLTETAFSIYRFGDPDDPDAVAVESLAADLILTEEDMLARYGRVFDWLRQAARPPAESLTWITEAAAALGPPTDDADTSPVPLTPPVQRRRRTQQRPPQRTNAPPDR from the coding sequence GTGATCGCGCGGGTCGGCTGGGCCTCGGCCTCAAAGCTCTCCCGGCTGGAAAACGGCCGCAGCCGCCCGGACCTCAGCGACGTTCTCGACCTGCTCGACCTCTACGAGGTCGCCGGAAACACCCGCGACGAGCTGATCGGCATCACGCGGGACGCCGGAAACACGCGCGGCTGGCTGCGCTCGTACCCGGTGATGACCCAACGCCAGCGCAGCTACGCCGAGCTGGAGGCAGGCTGCGCCGAGATCTTCGAGTACGGCCCGGTGATCCTGCCGGGCCTGCTCCAGACGCCCGGTTACACGCGGGTGCGCCTGCTCTCCTCGCGCGAGGTGATCGCGCCTGAGGACGCCGAAGACCCGGAGACGGAGATCGCCGCCCGGGTGGCCCGGCAGTCCACACTCACCCGGGCGGCCGAGCCGCCGCGGTACGAGGCCGTGCTCGAAGAGGCCGCACTCGGCCCTCGCGGTGGCCCCGCGCAGGTCATGGCCGCCCAGTTGCGCCACTTGGCCCGCTTGGCCGAGCTGCCCAACGTGACGCTGTGGGTGCTCCCGTCGTCGGCCAAGGTCGCCGACTGGTACCTGACGGAGACCGCCTTCTCCATCTACCGCTTCGGCGACCCCGACGACCCCGACGCCGTCGCGGTCGAGTCGCTCGCGGCCGATCTCATCCTCACCGAAGAGGACATGCTCGCCCGGTACGGGCGGGTCTTCGACTGGCTCCGGCAGGCCGCGCGCCCGCCAGCCGAATCGCTCACGTGGATCACCGAGGCCGCCGCCGCCCTCGGCCCGCCAACCGACGACGCGGACACGTCGCCGGTACCACTGACGCCCCCGGTTCAGCGTCGGCGCCGCACACAGCAGCGCCCCCCGCAGCGGACGAACGCGCCGCCCGACCGATAG
- a CDS encoding DUF5679 domain-containing protein has product MATKTQTYNGYCVKCKEKRDFEGTVEVSKTGMNMAKGKCPVCGTTVNRILGKAK; this is encoded by the coding sequence GTGGCCACTAAGACACAGACCTACAACGGCTATTGCGTGAAGTGCAAGGAGAAGCGCGACTTCGAAGGCACCGTCGAGGTGTCCAAGACCGGTATGAACATGGCGAAGGGCAAGTGCCCCGTCTGTGGCACGACCGTCAACCGGATCCTGGGCAAGGCCAAGTAA
- a CDS encoding M16 family metallopeptidase, with translation MARRPKIPATKYPVERRTLDNGLRVVLAPDRSAPVIGVAVVYDVGIRSEPEGRTGFAHLFEHLMFQGSENLEKLAHFRHVQGSGGTFNGSTHLDYTDYYETLPANALERALFLEADRMRGPRLTEENLRNQVDVVKEEIRVNVLSQPYGGFPWLKLPPVMFDTFPNAHDGYGSFDDLESATVADAAEFFKRYYASGNAVLAVAGDLDLAETMEMVERHFGDVPARPAPERPTFAEPDLTSERRESYTDPLAPLPAVAAAWRVPDPINDYAAYLPYVVLAEVLTDGEASRLVERLVLRDRIVTSVAGYMGFMGEPWEVRDPTALLLQAHLPPGGDVDKVLRTVDEELDRLATEGLAESELARTQARMATHLLRDTDAALGRALRMAVLEQQRGTPELLNDLPRLVGEVTEEQIRKAAAALVPQRRATIEVVAGGNQ, from the coding sequence GTGGCGCGCAGACCCAAAATCCCAGCGACGAAGTACCCCGTGGAGCGGCGCACGCTCGACAACGGTCTGAGGGTGGTGCTGGCGCCGGACCGCAGCGCACCGGTGATCGGCGTCGCGGTGGTGTATGACGTGGGCATCCGCTCCGAGCCCGAAGGGCGCACGGGTTTTGCCCACCTCTTCGAGCACCTCATGTTCCAGGGCTCGGAAAACCTGGAAAAACTCGCGCACTTCCGGCACGTCCAGGGCTCGGGCGGCACGTTCAACGGCTCGACCCACCTGGACTACACCGACTATTACGAGACCCTCCCGGCCAATGCGCTGGAGCGGGCCCTTTTCCTCGAAGCCGACCGCATGCGCGGTCCGCGGCTCACCGAGGAAAACCTCCGCAACCAGGTCGACGTGGTCAAGGAGGAGATCCGGGTAAACGTGCTCAGCCAGCCGTACGGCGGCTTTCCGTGGCTGAAGCTGCCCCCGGTCATGTTCGACACGTTCCCCAACGCCCACGATGGGTACGGGTCTTTCGACGACCTGGAGAGCGCGACGGTGGCCGACGCCGCCGAGTTCTTCAAGCGCTACTACGCCAGCGGCAACGCGGTCCTCGCGGTCGCCGGCGACCTGGACCTCGCCGAGACCATGGAGATGGTCGAGCGGCACTTCGGCGATGTGCCGGCCCGACCGGCGCCGGAGCGGCCGACCTTCGCCGAGCCCGACCTGACGTCCGAGCGGCGCGAGTCGTACACCGACCCGCTGGCACCGCTCCCCGCCGTGGCGGCCGCTTGGCGGGTGCCCGACCCGATCAATGACTACGCCGCCTACCTGCCGTACGTGGTGCTGGCCGAGGTGCTCACCGACGGCGAGGCCTCGCGACTCGTCGAGCGGCTCGTGCTGCGCGACCGCATCGTGACGAGCGTCGCCGGCTACATGGGCTTCATGGGCGAGCCGTGGGAGGTCCGCGATCCCACCGCCCTCCTGCTGCAGGCCCACCTGCCGCCCGGCGGCGACGTCGACAAGGTGCTGCGCACTGTCGACGAGGAGCTTGACCGGCTGGCCACCGAAGGGCTGGCCGAGAGCGAGCTGGCGCGCACCCAGGCGCGGATGGCCACCCACCTGCTGCGCGACACCGACGCGGCGCTGGGGAGGGCGCTGCGCATGGCCGTGCTGGAGCAGCAGCGCGGCACTCCCGAGCTGCTCAACGACCTGCCCCGCCTGGTCGGCGAGGTGACCGAGGAGCAGATCCGGAAGGCCGCGGCGGCGCTGGTGCCGCAGCGCCGGGCCACGATCGAGGTCGTCGCGGGAGGAAACCAGTGA
- the nudC gene encoding NAD(+) diphosphatase — MTLPPLARSTLDRAAHHRRDPEWLAAAWSRARVLVVDTVTGGRALIDEDGALVLLDAKEAPEVEVDQRLFLGVEPDGTPVFAVDAPLPEQTGARALNLREVGHLLSDRDAGLFTAAAALAQWHAGHPYSSTTGLPTAAAEGGWTRVDESGAQAWPRTDPAMIVLVHDGVPGPSGRCLLGNNAAWGSGRHVRRFSCLAGYVEPGESAEAAVIREVAEEVGIEVRTIDYQGSQAWPFPGSLMLGFTAVGDPDQPVRVDPAEIAHARWFTRAEIAAVLAGETVDAGDGARVGLPPASSIALYLVNRWLTEASA, encoded by the coding sequence GTGACCCTGCCGCCGCTGGCACGCTCCACTCTGGACCGCGCGGCTCACCACCGCCGTGACCCGGAGTGGCTCGCGGCGGCATGGTCCCGCGCGCGGGTTCTCGTGGTGGACACCGTGACCGGCGGCCGCGCGCTGATCGACGAGGACGGCGCCCTGGTGCTGCTGGACGCCAAGGAAGCGCCCGAGGTCGAGGTGGACCAGCGGTTGTTCCTCGGGGTCGAGCCGGACGGCACGCCGGTCTTCGCGGTCGACGCGCCGCTGCCCGAGCAGACCGGCGCCCGCGCGCTCAACCTCCGCGAGGTCGGCCACCTGCTCAGCGACCGGGACGCGGGGCTCTTCACGGCGGCTGCCGCGCTGGCGCAGTGGCACGCGGGGCATCCGTACTCCTCCACCACCGGGCTGCCGACGGCGGCGGCCGAAGGTGGCTGGACGCGCGTGGACGAGTCGGGCGCGCAGGCGTGGCCACGCACCGATCCCGCGATGATCGTGCTGGTGCACGACGGCGTCCCCGGCCCCTCGGGCCGGTGCCTGCTGGGCAACAACGCCGCTTGGGGCAGCGGCCGCCACGTGCGGCGCTTCTCCTGCCTCGCCGGATACGTCGAGCCGGGCGAGTCCGCCGAGGCCGCGGTGATCCGGGAGGTCGCCGAGGAGGTCGGCATCGAGGTCCGGACAATCGACTACCAGGGCAGCCAGGCCTGGCCGTTTCCCGGCTCGCTGATGCTCGGCTTCACCGCCGTGGGCGACCCGGACCAGCCGGTGCGGGTCGATCCTGCCGAGATCGCACACGCGCGCTGGTTTACCCGCGCCGAGATCGCGGCCGTGCTGGCCGGTGAGACGGTGGATGCGGGCGACGGTGCGCGGGTCGGCCTGCCGCCGGCCTCGTCAATCGCGCTCTACCTGGTCAATCGCTGGCTGACCGAGGCATCTGCCTAA
- a CDS encoding amidase has protein sequence MQQTWVGATAKQIARAVRRGDATATQVVADHLDQIATGDPVLTAFRVVRGGEAIVEAEKVDEQEDLANLPLAGVPVAVKENTAVAGLPTWNGSAAARGPVAEEDHEVVRRLRGAGAVVIGVTRMPELGLWGTTDDETGTTRNPWRTDRTPGGSSGGAAAAVSAGLVPFAHANDGLGSIRIPAACCGLVGIKPGRGVVPSGIGADDWYGMAEHGILATTVADAAVGLAVLAGRRPDKLVEPQRLKVAVSLRSPVMGVRLDAPNRDAVATASRLLVAAGHDAVAAEPVYPPSLGMRGLATWFAAACRDVEAAGLDRSALQPRTRRHAGLGAWALRRGYVREADRTAWRERSIDFFTDHGVDLMLTPALAAAPLKAEGWSRRSWRANITANIRYAPYAAPWNLAGLPAVVVPVGLRPDGLPVAVQLVGPPGSELLLLAVAGQFELAAPWQRHAPTWPRDRSDAALDVI, from the coding sequence GTGCAACAGACGTGGGTCGGTGCGACGGCCAAGCAGATCGCACGGGCCGTGCGCCGCGGTGACGCCACAGCGACACAGGTCGTCGCCGACCATCTCGACCAGATCGCGACCGGCGATCCGGTCCTCACCGCGTTCCGGGTGGTGCGCGGCGGCGAGGCGATCGTCGAGGCGGAGAAGGTCGACGAGCAGGAAGACCTGGCCAACCTGCCGCTGGCCGGCGTGCCGGTCGCGGTGAAGGAAAACACCGCCGTGGCCGGCCTGCCCACCTGGAACGGGTCGGCGGCTGCCCGTGGCCCGGTCGCCGAGGAGGACCACGAGGTCGTGCGCCGGCTGCGCGGCGCCGGCGCGGTGGTGATCGGGGTTACCCGCATGCCGGAGCTGGGGCTGTGGGGGACCACCGACGACGAGACGGGCACCACCCGCAACCCGTGGCGCACCGACCGTACCCCCGGAGGCTCTTCGGGTGGCGCGGCGGCCGCGGTGTCCGCGGGCCTGGTGCCCTTCGCGCACGCCAACGACGGTCTCGGCTCCATCCGCATCCCCGCGGCCTGCTGCGGCCTGGTCGGGATCAAGCCGGGGCGGGGCGTGGTGCCGTCGGGCATCGGCGCCGACGACTGGTACGGCATGGCCGAGCACGGCATCCTCGCCACCACGGTCGCCGACGCGGCCGTCGGGCTGGCGGTGCTCGCCGGGCGGCGGCCGGACAAGCTCGTCGAGCCGCAGCGGCTCAAGGTCGCGGTCTCGCTCCGTTCGCCGGTCATGGGGGTGCGCCTCGACGCGCCCAACCGGGACGCGGTCGCGACGGCCTCCAGGCTGCTGGTCGCCGCCGGGCACGACGCGGTCGCCGCCGAGCCGGTGTACCCGCCGTCGCTGGGCATGCGCGGCCTCGCGACCTGGTTTGCCGCGGCGTGCCGGGACGTCGAGGCCGCCGGGCTCGACCGGTCCGCGCTGCAGCCGCGCACCCGCCGGCACGCCGGCCTGGGCGCCTGGGCATTGAGACGGGGGTACGTGCGGGAGGCGGACCGCACGGCGTGGCGCGAGCGCTCGATCGACTTCTTCACGGACCACGGTGTCGATCTCATGCTCACGCCCGCGCTGGCGGCCGCGCCGCTGAAGGCCGAGGGCTGGTCGCGCCGCTCCTGGCGGGCGAACATCACGGCCAATATCCGGTACGCGCCATATGCCGCACCGTGGAACCTCGCCGGCCTGCCCGCCGTCGTCGTGCCCGTCGGCCTGCGCCCGGACGGGTTGCCGGTCGCCGTGCAGCTCGTCGGTCCGCCGGGCTCGGAGCTGTTGCTGCTGGCGGTCGCGGGGCAGTTCGAGCTCGCGGCGCCGTGGCAGCGGCACGCCCCCACCTGGCCCAGGGACCGGAGCGACGCGGCACTGGACGTGATCTAG
- a CDS encoding DUF397 domain-containing protein produces the protein MSAGPRINWRTSSRSQNTNCVEVGEMETTIAMRDSKDREGPVLIFARQRWIDFVASAKAGEFDLN, from the coding sequence ATGAGTGCAGGTCCACGAATCAACTGGCGGACGAGTTCGCGCAGCCAGAACACCAACTGCGTGGAGGTCGGTGAGATGGAGACCACGATCGCCATGCGGGACAGCAAAGATCGGGAAGGGCCGGTCCTGATCTTCGCCCGGCAGCGATGGATCGACTTCGTTGCCAGCGCGAAAGCGGGCGAGTTCGATTTGAACTGA
- a CDS encoding mycoredoxin: MLTMYSTNWCGYCHRLKSQLDRESIGYEVVDIERDPAAAQYVMSVNGGNQTVPTVRFPDGSAMTNPSIIEVKDRLAALSG; the protein is encoded by the coding sequence ATGCTCACGATGTACTCGACGAACTGGTGCGGCTACTGCCACCGCCTCAAGTCCCAGCTCGATCGGGAAAGCATCGGATATGAGGTCGTCGACATCGAGCGGGATCCGGCCGCCGCGCAGTACGTGATGAGCGTGAACGGCGGTAACCAGACCGTTCCGACGGTCCGCTTTCCCGACGGATCGGCGATGACAAATCCTTCGATCATCGAGGTGAAAGACCGCCTCGCCGCACTCTCGGGCTGA
- a CDS encoding M16 family metallopeptidase, with protein MKALPDLGPTRKLKLPKEAERTLHNGLTVIAIRRPAVPLVEVRLRVPFARANLARAAVLSQTLFSGTADMSTVEIAAELQKVGGGLSAGVDPDRLMVSGNGLVTGLDRILELLGDVLGGAAYPSDEVATERDRLADRIQVAQRQPAHLARVALLTRMYGKHPYAVQTPEVSQVQAVRPAQLRALHAERLHPAGATLVLVGDITPERALDTAERVLGTWNGGGKHVELPRTPAIEPGPLTLVDRPGSVQSSMRVALPAVERTHADHAALQLVNLLFGGYFSSRWTENIREDKGYTYGPHSVIEHNVAGSSFVAAAEVATEVTGPALLETIYELGRLATLPPKAEELEQARQYALGTLQLGMSTQAGLATLASTYAGFGLRLDYLPQYAAKLAAATLDEVAAAGAKYLAPANMATIVLGDAERVEGPLRALTAVERA; from the coding sequence GTGAAGGCACTGCCCGACCTCGGCCCCACCCGGAAGCTGAAGCTGCCGAAGGAAGCCGAGCGCACGCTCCACAACGGCCTCACGGTCATCGCGATCCGCCGGCCGGCGGTACCGCTTGTCGAGGTGCGGCTGCGGGTGCCGTTCGCCCGCGCTAACCTGGCCCGGGCGGCCGTGCTGTCACAGACGCTCTTCTCCGGCACCGCCGACATGTCCACTGTGGAGATCGCTGCCGAGCTGCAGAAGGTCGGCGGCGGGCTGAGCGCCGGCGTCGACCCGGACCGGCTGATGGTCTCCGGCAACGGCCTGGTCACAGGGCTTGACCGGATCCTTGAGCTGCTCGGCGACGTGCTCGGCGGCGCGGCGTACCCGTCCGACGAGGTCGCCACCGAGCGGGACCGGCTCGCCGACCGGATTCAGGTGGCACAGCGCCAGCCGGCGCACCTCGCCCGGGTCGCGCTGCTCACCCGGATGTACGGCAAGCACCCGTACGCGGTGCAGACCCCCGAGGTGTCGCAGGTGCAGGCGGTGCGCCCGGCCCAGCTGCGCGCGCTGCACGCCGAGCGGCTGCACCCGGCCGGCGCCACGCTGGTGCTGGTCGGCGACATCACCCCGGAGCGGGCGCTGGACACGGCCGAGCGGGTGCTCGGCACGTGGAACGGCGGGGGCAAGCACGTGGAGCTGCCCCGTACGCCGGCGATCGAGCCGGGGCCGCTGACGCTCGTCGACCGGCCGGGCTCGGTGCAGTCCTCGATGCGCGTGGCGCTGCCGGCGGTCGAGCGCACCCACGCCGACCACGCCGCGCTCCAGCTGGTCAACCTGCTCTTCGGCGGCTACTTCTCGTCCCGCTGGACGGAAAACATCCGCGAGGACAAGGGGTACACGTACGGCCCGCACTCGGTGATCGAGCACAACGTGGCCGGTTCCTCGTTCGTAGCCGCGGCCGAAGTGGCGACCGAGGTGACCGGACCGGCGCTGCTGGAGACGATCTACGAGCTGGGCCGCCTCGCCACGCTCCCGCCGAAGGCGGAGGAGCTGGAGCAGGCCCGCCAGTACGCGCTGGGCACCCTCCAGCTCGGCATGTCGACGCAGGCCGGGCTGGCGACGCTGGCCAGCACGTACGCCGGCTTTGGGCTGCGCCTTGACTACCTGCCCCAGTACGCCGCGAAGCTGGCCGCCGCGACGCTGGACGAGGTGGCCGCCGCCGGCGCCAAGTACCTAGCGCCGGCCAACATGGCGACGATCGTGCTCGGGGACGCCGAGCGGGTCGAGGGGCCGCTGCGCGCCCTGACGGCGGTCGAGAGAGCGTGA